A portion of the Chiroxiphia lanceolata isolate bChiLan1 chromosome 10, bChiLan1.pri, whole genome shotgun sequence genome contains these proteins:
- the SAG gene encoding S-arrestin isoform X3: MDGKNAGSPQQQVVFKKSTRDKALTIYLGKRDFIDNIGNVEPVDGVVLVDPALIKGKKVYVSLTCAFRYGQEDIDVMGLTFRRDLFFSRLQVFPPADKPEPLTHLQESLLKKLGKNAYPFFFTFPDYLPCSVCLQPAPRDVDKTCGVDFEVKAFSTENVEERIHKRNSARLLIRKVQYAPEEPGPQPCAETTWQFFMSSKPLQLKACLSKEVYYHGEPIPVTVTINNSTEKTVKKIKVQVEQVANVVLYSSDYYTKVVAAEEAQEKVQPNSSLTKTLTLLPLLANNRETREIALDGKLKDEDTNLASSTIIKDGIDKTVMGILVSYKVKVKLTVPGMLGDLTSSEVGTELPFRLMHPKPEERSPADCSALSGCP; this comes from the exons atggatgggaagAATGCTGGTTCTCCACAACAACAAGTTGTCTTCAAAAAAAGCACCCGTGACAAAGCT CTGACAATCTACCTGGGAAAGCGGGACTTCATTGACAATATTGGGAACGTGGAGCCTGTGG ATGGTGTTGTATTGGTGGATCCTGCTCTtatcaaggggaaaaaag TGTACGTGTCCCTCACCTGTGCTTTCCGGTACGGCCAGGAGGACATCGATGTGATGGGCCTCACCTTCCGACGGGACCTGTTCTTCTCCAGGCTCCAAGTGTTCCCTCCTGCTGACAAGCCAGAGCCTCTCACTCACTTGCAGGAATCTCTGCTAAAGAAGCTGGGGAAAAATGCTTATCcctttttctttaca TTTCCAGATTACCTGCCTTGCTCAGTCTGTCTGCAGCCTGCACCTCGTGATGTTGATAAG ACCTGCGGGGTGGACTTTGAGGTAAAAGCTTTCTCAACAGAGAATGTGGAAGAGAGAATTCATAAGAG gaacTCTGCTCGTCTACTGATCCGTAAGGTGCAGTACGCTCCGGAGGAGCCAGgaccccagccctgtgcagagACCACCTGGCAGTTCTTCATGTCCAGCAAGCCCCTCCAGCTGAAAGCTTGCCTCAGCAAAGAG GTGTACTACCATGGTGAGCCCATTCCAGTCACTGTCACCATCAACAACAGCACggagaaaacagtgaagaaGATCAAAGTCCAGG tGGAGCAGGTTGCCAATGTGGTGCTGTACTCCAGTGACTACTATACCAAAGTGGTGGCTGCTGAGGAAGCACA ggaaaaggtGCAGCCCAACAGCAGCCTGACCAAGACACTGACACTTCTGCCCTTGCTTGCAAATAACCGGGAGACGCGGGAAATAGCTCTGGATGGAAAACTAAAGGATGAGGACACCAACCTGGCTTCTAGTACTAT CATTAAGGATGGAATAGACAAGACAGTGATGGGGATCCTGGTTTCCTACAAGGTCAAAGTGAAGCTCACTGTTCCAGG caTGCTGGGAGACCTCACATCCAG TGAAgtgggcacagagctgccatTCCGTCTCATGCACCCCAAACCTGAGGAAAGGAGCCCAGCAG ATTGCTCTGCCCTCTCTGGCTGTCCATGA
- the SAG gene encoding S-arrestin isoform X2 → MDGKNAGSPQQQVVFKKSTRDKALTIYLGKRDFIDNIGNVEPVDGVVLVDPALIKGKKVYVSLTCAFRYGQEDIDVMGLTFRRDLFFSRLQVFPPADKPEPLTHLQESLLKKLGKNAYPFFFTFPDYLPCSVCLQPAPRDVDKTCGVDFEVKAFSTENVEERIHKRNSARLLIRKVQYAPEEPGPQPCAETTWQFFMSSKPLQLKACLSKEVYYHGEPIPVTVTINNSTEKTVKKIKVQVEQVANVVLYSSDYYTKVVAAEEAQEKVQPNSSLTKTLTLLPLLANNRETREIALDGKLKDEDTNLASSTIIKDGIDKTVMGILVSYKVKVKLTVPGMLGDLTSSEVGTELPFRLMHPKPEERSPAVKQSWYLRSLLVSS, encoded by the exons atggatgggaagAATGCTGGTTCTCCACAACAACAAGTTGTCTTCAAAAAAAGCACCCGTGACAAAGCT CTGACAATCTACCTGGGAAAGCGGGACTTCATTGACAATATTGGGAACGTGGAGCCTGTGG ATGGTGTTGTATTGGTGGATCCTGCTCTtatcaaggggaaaaaag TGTACGTGTCCCTCACCTGTGCTTTCCGGTACGGCCAGGAGGACATCGATGTGATGGGCCTCACCTTCCGACGGGACCTGTTCTTCTCCAGGCTCCAAGTGTTCCCTCCTGCTGACAAGCCAGAGCCTCTCACTCACTTGCAGGAATCTCTGCTAAAGAAGCTGGGGAAAAATGCTTATCcctttttctttaca TTTCCAGATTACCTGCCTTGCTCAGTCTGTCTGCAGCCTGCACCTCGTGATGTTGATAAG ACCTGCGGGGTGGACTTTGAGGTAAAAGCTTTCTCAACAGAGAATGTGGAAGAGAGAATTCATAAGAG gaacTCTGCTCGTCTACTGATCCGTAAGGTGCAGTACGCTCCGGAGGAGCCAGgaccccagccctgtgcagagACCACCTGGCAGTTCTTCATGTCCAGCAAGCCCCTCCAGCTGAAAGCTTGCCTCAGCAAAGAG GTGTACTACCATGGTGAGCCCATTCCAGTCACTGTCACCATCAACAACAGCACggagaaaacagtgaagaaGATCAAAGTCCAGG tGGAGCAGGTTGCCAATGTGGTGCTGTACTCCAGTGACTACTATACCAAAGTGGTGGCTGCTGAGGAAGCACA ggaaaaggtGCAGCCCAACAGCAGCCTGACCAAGACACTGACACTTCTGCCCTTGCTTGCAAATAACCGGGAGACGCGGGAAATAGCTCTGGATGGAAAACTAAAGGATGAGGACACCAACCTGGCTTCTAGTACTAT CATTAAGGATGGAATAGACAAGACAGTGATGGGGATCCTGGTTTCCTACAAGGTCAAAGTGAAGCTCACTGTTCCAGG caTGCTGGGAGACCTCACATCCAG TGAAgtgggcacagagctgccatTCCGTCTCATGCACCCCAAACCTGAGGAAAGGAGCCCAGCAG TGAAGCAGAGCTGGTATTTGAGGAGTTTGCTCGTCAGCAGCTAA
- the SAG gene encoding S-arrestin isoform X4, protein MVLYWWILLLSRGKKEDIDVMGLTFRRDLFFSRLQVFPPADKPEPLTHLQESLLKKLGKNAYPFFFTFPDYLPCSVCLQPAPRDVDKTCGVDFEVKAFSTENVEERIHKRNSARLLIRKVQYAPEEPGPQPCAETTWQFFMSSKPLQLKACLSKEVYYHGEPIPVTVTINNSTEKTVKKIKVQVEQVANVVLYSSDYYTKVVAAEEAQEKVQPNSSLTKTLTLLPLLANNRETREIALDGKLKDEDTNLASSTIIKDGIDKTVMGILVSYKVKVKLTVPGMLGDLTSSEVGTELPFRLMHPKPEERSPAGKDGEAELVFEEFARQQLKNTPDEEDKNLPSTDE, encoded by the exons ATGGTGTTGTATTGGTGGATCCTGCTCTtatcaaggggaaaaaag GAGGACATCGATGTGATGGGCCTCACCTTCCGACGGGACCTGTTCTTCTCCAGGCTCCAAGTGTTCCCTCCTGCTGACAAGCCAGAGCCTCTCACTCACTTGCAGGAATCTCTGCTAAAGAAGCTGGGGAAAAATGCTTATCcctttttctttaca TTTCCAGATTACCTGCCTTGCTCAGTCTGTCTGCAGCCTGCACCTCGTGATGTTGATAAG ACCTGCGGGGTGGACTTTGAGGTAAAAGCTTTCTCAACAGAGAATGTGGAAGAGAGAATTCATAAGAG gaacTCTGCTCGTCTACTGATCCGTAAGGTGCAGTACGCTCCGGAGGAGCCAGgaccccagccctgtgcagagACCACCTGGCAGTTCTTCATGTCCAGCAAGCCCCTCCAGCTGAAAGCTTGCCTCAGCAAAGAG GTGTACTACCATGGTGAGCCCATTCCAGTCACTGTCACCATCAACAACAGCACggagaaaacagtgaagaaGATCAAAGTCCAGG tGGAGCAGGTTGCCAATGTGGTGCTGTACTCCAGTGACTACTATACCAAAGTGGTGGCTGCTGAGGAAGCACA ggaaaaggtGCAGCCCAACAGCAGCCTGACCAAGACACTGACACTTCTGCCCTTGCTTGCAAATAACCGGGAGACGCGGGAAATAGCTCTGGATGGAAAACTAAAGGATGAGGACACCAACCTGGCTTCTAGTACTAT CATTAAGGATGGAATAGACAAGACAGTGATGGGGATCCTGGTTTCCTACAAGGTCAAAGTGAAGCTCACTGTTCCAGG caTGCTGGGAGACCTCACATCCAG TGAAgtgggcacagagctgccatTCCGTCTCATGCACCCCAAACCTGAGGAAAGGAGCCCAGCAG GGAAGGATGG TGAAGCAGAGCTGGTATTTGAGGAGTTTGCTCGTCAGCAGCTAAAAAATACACCTGATGAAGAGGACAAGAATTTGCCCTCAACTGATGAGTGA
- the SAG gene encoding S-arrestin isoform X1, with protein sequence MDGKNAGSPQQQVVFKKSTRDKALTIYLGKRDFIDNIGNVEPVDGVVLVDPALIKGKKVYVSLTCAFRYGQEDIDVMGLTFRRDLFFSRLQVFPPADKPEPLTHLQESLLKKLGKNAYPFFFTFPDYLPCSVCLQPAPRDVDKTCGVDFEVKAFSTENVEERIHKRNSARLLIRKVQYAPEEPGPQPCAETTWQFFMSSKPLQLKACLSKEVYYHGEPIPVTVTINNSTEKTVKKIKVQVEQVANVVLYSSDYYTKVVAAEEAQEKVQPNSSLTKTLTLLPLLANNRETREIALDGKLKDEDTNLASSTIIKDGIDKTVMGILVSYKVKVKLTVPGMLGDLTSSEVGTELPFRLMHPKPEERSPAGKDGEAELVFEEFARQQLKNTPDEEDKNLPSTDE encoded by the exons atggatgggaagAATGCTGGTTCTCCACAACAACAAGTTGTCTTCAAAAAAAGCACCCGTGACAAAGCT CTGACAATCTACCTGGGAAAGCGGGACTTCATTGACAATATTGGGAACGTGGAGCCTGTGG ATGGTGTTGTATTGGTGGATCCTGCTCTtatcaaggggaaaaaag TGTACGTGTCCCTCACCTGTGCTTTCCGGTACGGCCAGGAGGACATCGATGTGATGGGCCTCACCTTCCGACGGGACCTGTTCTTCTCCAGGCTCCAAGTGTTCCCTCCTGCTGACAAGCCAGAGCCTCTCACTCACTTGCAGGAATCTCTGCTAAAGAAGCTGGGGAAAAATGCTTATCcctttttctttaca TTTCCAGATTACCTGCCTTGCTCAGTCTGTCTGCAGCCTGCACCTCGTGATGTTGATAAG ACCTGCGGGGTGGACTTTGAGGTAAAAGCTTTCTCAACAGAGAATGTGGAAGAGAGAATTCATAAGAG gaacTCTGCTCGTCTACTGATCCGTAAGGTGCAGTACGCTCCGGAGGAGCCAGgaccccagccctgtgcagagACCACCTGGCAGTTCTTCATGTCCAGCAAGCCCCTCCAGCTGAAAGCTTGCCTCAGCAAAGAG GTGTACTACCATGGTGAGCCCATTCCAGTCACTGTCACCATCAACAACAGCACggagaaaacagtgaagaaGATCAAAGTCCAGG tGGAGCAGGTTGCCAATGTGGTGCTGTACTCCAGTGACTACTATACCAAAGTGGTGGCTGCTGAGGAAGCACA ggaaaaggtGCAGCCCAACAGCAGCCTGACCAAGACACTGACACTTCTGCCCTTGCTTGCAAATAACCGGGAGACGCGGGAAATAGCTCTGGATGGAAAACTAAAGGATGAGGACACCAACCTGGCTTCTAGTACTAT CATTAAGGATGGAATAGACAAGACAGTGATGGGGATCCTGGTTTCCTACAAGGTCAAAGTGAAGCTCACTGTTCCAGG caTGCTGGGAGACCTCACATCCAG TGAAgtgggcacagagctgccatTCCGTCTCATGCACCCCAAACCTGAGGAAAGGAGCCCAGCAG GGAAGGATGG TGAAGCAGAGCTGGTATTTGAGGAGTTTGCTCGTCAGCAGCTAAAAAATACACCTGATGAAGAGGACAAGAATTTGCCCTCAACTGATGAGTGA